In a single window of the Papaver somniferum cultivar HN1 chromosome 8, ASM357369v1, whole genome shotgun sequence genome:
- the LOC113301957 gene encoding cytochrome c oxidase subunit 6b-2-like: MDEIELKTAPVDFRFPTTNQSRHCFTRYIEFHRCVASTGEEAGECDKFAKYYRSLCPGEWVDKWNEQRESGTFAGPL; encoded by the exons ATGGACGAG ATTGAATTGAAAACGGCACCTGTTGATTTCCGATTCCCGACAACAAATCAGTCTAGACACTGTTTTACTCGCTACATCGAGTTTCACCG ATGTGTTGCATCCACAGGTGAAGAAGCTGGTGAATGTGACAAGTTCGCCAAATATTATCGTTCCCTCTGCCCTGGTGAATGG GTTGATAAGTGGAATGAACAGAGGGAGAGTGGAACTTTTGCTGGTCCTCTTTAA